A segment of the Desulfitobacterium dehalogenans ATCC 51507 genome:
GTCCTGGAAGAGAGCCTGGATAAGGGGATGAAGGCGGTAGCCCTGTGGGCCAAAGGAGATGGGGATAAGGCCATGAATTTGTATAATAGGTGAAATTCATAAGAAAATTCGGTATAATGTGGATATCAATTCGGGCTGCATGAGCAGCATCACCAAAGGCTCATGTTGAGTCTATGTGAAGGATTTTTTCCGGAGTAGAGTAGAAAATTATAATAAGGAGTGGACTGATTAAATGCCACTGCCACAAGAGAAGGAAGCTATACCTACGCCGATTATCTTTCTTGGCTTGAAGATGAACGCTGGGAGATCATTGACGGCACAGCATATAGGCAGGCGGCGCCATCTCCTGTTCACCAAGAGATATTAGTTGGTCTATTGGCTCAGGTTCCTAGACTCAGTTTGCTATGGAGTTTTTAAAAATAAAAGCTCGTGTCAGAGAACTTGCAGTTCTTTAACACGAGCTTTTTATAGTTAGGAATTAGGCTTTTGTCTCAAAAATATAGGAAAGTACCTTTATCGCTTGATCGATGGTTTCAACCGTTACGTTGGCTTTTTGGGAAAGTTCTTTTAACGGGTGGTGAAGTGCTTCGGGACGAATAATAATAAGGGGTTTATTCAGCGCAATGGCGGTACTGGCATCCATTGCGGTATTCCATTGCCGATATTTGTTCTCTCCGAAAAGAGCAATAATCAGATCGGATTTTCCTAAGAGAATCTGTGTTCTTAAGTTGTTAATCTTTGAAGCGGTCTCATCACGAAAAATAGCATTGGGTTGAGTTCCGAGAACTTGCTCACCGACACTATCTGAATAGTCATGATCCTGCATGGGACCTACAAATTCAATAGGCAAATCAAGTGCAGCAGCCTTTTCTTTAAGCTCTTCACGCCATTGTGTGTGGATTTCACCAGCCAGGTAAACGATAAGGTTCATTTGATTGCACCCCCAAGGTAATAATGTTTTCCTATTCAATTTAGCTTACTTAAGCTAGGAAGTAAAGTTCATGAAGTTTTTCCAGGACTTATCTGGAGTAAATCCTGGGGAATTGAGGCTGCGATTTTCCCTCGCTTCTGAGGGATCACCATGAATCTTCCAAAAGAGGAGGATAACAGATCATTGCTGCAGAATTCAACTGGAAAAGTTGAGTTCAACGCTCAATCATTTGGTGTTTGTGGCTACCCAGACAAGACTTCGGGGCGAGGCTTTGCCGATGTCGCCGGGGTAAGAAATTGGAGGTTCGTATGAAAAGACAGTTTTTGATCCTTATAGTTATAACAGCTGTGCTTCTGAGCGGTTGCACCCATCAGGAAAGGGCTGTATCTGGTCATCCGGTGCCGACACAGGAAGTGAGACCGGACAATGTCTATAACACCATGAGTGAAACAGCTGCTCAATATGGCATTACCCATGAGAACTACCCCCGCATCGATGGCTCGACTTCCACTCAAGGAATCGCCATGGCTATCAATCGGGCCATGTATCGTTACTCGGAAAACGATAATAGGCCGGAGGATGTCTCAAAGACGGTGCCCTCCTATAAACGCCTAATCGCCGGAGAAGTAGATCTGATTATTGTGCCTTACGCTTCTTCGGAGGTCCTGGCTTTAGCTCAAAAATCCGGAGTGGAATTGGAATTCTACCCTGTGGCTGCGGAAGCCCTCATCTTTATTACACCGGTGGAGAACACTACAGATAGTATCACAGGGGACCAGGTACGAACCATTTATCTTGATTATGGAATAAAAAATTGGTCTGAGCTGGGAGGACCGGATAAGGAATTGATCCCCATTTGTCGGAATGCCGACAGCGGCAGTCAATCTCAGCTGGATAACCTGATTTTATATGATCAGCCTATGCACCCTAATATCCAAAAGAACTATGTTGAGCTGACTATGGAGGGAATGCTCGAATTGGTAGCTTTTTATCATAACGGGGGTTTGAATAGCAAGCCCACCGACAGCTATGCCTTAGGCTATACCTTGTATACCTATCTCCAGAATATGAATGAAGTGACGGGAGTCGGTTCGCGATTGAAAATCCTCTCCTTTGAAGGAGTAAAGCCTACGGAAGAGAATATTGCCAAGGGTTCTTATTCCTTGGCCGACGGGTATTATGCCGTGGTGAGAAAGGATTTGCCTGAAGGACATAGTGCCAGAGGGGCCATAAAATGGCTGCAATCGGATGAAGGAGCCGCCGCTGTAAGGGACCGGGGGTTTATTCCTTTAAAGTGAGTTACAAAGGAGAGCCTCCAATAGGATGAATAACCCTGCACCTCTCAGGCAAACCTATTCCTGGGAGGTGTCTTTTATGCTGGTGATGAGGGTTTGTCAGGTCTGTGATCAAGTCTTAGGGGAGATGGAGCTGGATGACTTGACCTCTGAGCGTCCCGACTCTATAATAAATATCATTGGGAATGTGGCCTATGCCCTTTGCCCAGACTGTATGAGTGAATTGGAAGTTGGAGAGTACCGCCGATTAAACTAGGCGGAGCAAGCAAGCTTTACCGCTTTTCTTTAGGGTGAAATTTCCCTATTCTCCGCCTTGTCCACACTTGCACTTGTATGTGTTTCCCTAATCTTTACAGTTCTTTCGATATCTGAATAATTACATTAAATCATGCTTAAAACTAGGCTACAATGGGGGTCCCCTTGGCGGACGTTCATGTTTTTGTGTTGCCTGAAAGGAAGGATTTTTTGAAAACCCTCAGCCACTATCTGCGTTTAGGCTTCGATATTGAGGCAGTGGACAAGGCGATTTCCTATAAGGAATGGCCGCAAATGATCTATAACTTAACAGGAAGTCAGAAGCCTGCCTTTGCAGCCCAGCTTCTTAAAAGGGGAAAACCGGGTTTGGTTATTACCTATTCGGAGGAGCTTGCGCAAAAATGGGTCAATGATTTGCGTTCCTGGCTTCCGGAGGAAGATGTGCTCTATTTTCCGGCCTCGGAGTGGCTGCCTTTTGAAGTGCTTGGAAAAAGCCGGGAAACCACCATTGAGAGAATTCGGGTTCTGAATCGTTTGGCACAGGATAATCACTGTACGGTGGTCGTACCGGTACTGGCGGTGAAT
Coding sequences within it:
- a CDS encoding PstS family phosphate ABC transporter substrate-binding protein, with the protein product MKRQFLILIVITAVLLSGCTHQERAVSGHPVPTQEVRPDNVYNTMSETAAQYGITHENYPRIDGSTSTQGIAMAINRAMYRYSENDNRPEDVSKTVPSYKRLIAGEVDLIIVPYASSEVLALAQKSGVELEFYPVAAEALIFITPVENTTDSITGDQVRTIYLDYGIKNWSELGGPDKELIPICRNADSGSQSQLDNLILYDQPMHPNIQKNYVELTMEGMLELVAFYHNGGLNSKPTDSYALGYTLYTYLQNMNEVTGVGSRLKILSFEGVKPTEENIAKGSYSLADGYYAVVRKDLPEGHSARGAIKWLQSDEGAAAVRDRGFIPLK
- a CDS encoding YtoQ family protein, with the protein product MNLIVYLAGEIHTQWREELKEKAAALDLPIEFVGPMQDHDYSDSVGEQVLGTQPNAIFRDETASKINNLRTQILLGKSDLIIALFGENKYRQWNTAMDASTAIALNKPLIIIRPEALHHPLKELSQKANVTVETIDQAIKVLSYIFETKA